The Brassica napus cultivar Da-Ae chromosome C7, Da-Ae, whole genome shotgun sequence genome has a segment encoding these proteins:
- the LOC106425640 gene encoding cyclin-dependent kinase inhibitor 2 isoform X2 → MAAGDVSVRGRRRERDVSEENGVVTPPPTVKRRKLEEEVNIESRIIFSPCVQATSCGGILARNSAGASETSVVFVRRRDSSVDEKCQIPSLVSCCSSNRSEEKTKRRIEFVDLEEDNGGDLDQTVTSWTYDNFNNTMRDTQHEDSTAMEVQEVECRRRLKMKKSPETVKEAELEDFFQAAEKDLRNNKMLECSWNDFDNLQV, encoded by the exons ATGGCGGCGGGAGATGTAAGTGTGAGAGGTAGGAGAAGAGAGCGAGATGTGTCCGAAGAAAATGGAGTGGTTACACCGCCACCGACGGTGAAACGAAGGAAACTGGAGGAGGAAGTAAATATAGAATCTAGGATTATCTTTTCTCCGTGTGTACAAGCAACGAGTTGTGGTGGAATCTTGGCGAGAAACTCGGCTGGTGCGTCGGAGACAAGCGTCGTTTTTGTTCGAAGGAGAGACTCTTCCGTCGACGAAAAGTGTCAGATTCCTAGCTTGGTTTCTTGCTGTTCAAGTAATAGATCAGAAGAGAAAACGAAACGGAGGATAGAGTTTGTAGATCTTGAG GAAGATAACGGTGGTGATCTTGATCAAACTGTAACATCGTGGACTTATGATAACTTCAACAACACTAT GAGAGACACGCAACACGAGGATTCGACGGCTATGGAGGTACAAGAGGTCGAGTGTCGCCGCCGGTTAAAGATGAAAAAGAGCCCTGAGACGGTGAAGGAAGCCGAGCTGGAAGATTTTTTTCAGGCGGCGGAGAAGGATCTCCGGAATAATAAAATGTTGGAATGTTCTTGGAA CGATTTTGACAATTTACAGGTATAA
- the LOC106425640 gene encoding cyclin-dependent kinase inhibitor 2 isoform X1 gives MAAGDVSVRGRRRERDVSEENGVVTPPPTVKRRKLEEEVNIESRIIFSPCVQATSCGGILARNSAGASETSVVFVRRRDSSVDEKCQIPSLVSCCSSNRSEEKTKRRIEFVDLEEDNGGDLDQTVTSWTYDNFNNTMRDTQHEDSTAMEVQEVECRRRLKMKKSPETVKEAELEDFFQAAEKDLRNNKMLECSWKYNFDFEKDEPLGGRYEWVKLNP, from the exons ATGGCGGCGGGAGATGTAAGTGTGAGAGGTAGGAGAAGAGAGCGAGATGTGTCCGAAGAAAATGGAGTGGTTACACCGCCACCGACGGTGAAACGAAGGAAACTGGAGGAGGAAGTAAATATAGAATCTAGGATTATCTTTTCTCCGTGTGTACAAGCAACGAGTTGTGGTGGAATCTTGGCGAGAAACTCGGCTGGTGCGTCGGAGACAAGCGTCGTTTTTGTTCGAAGGAGAGACTCTTCCGTCGACGAAAAGTGTCAGATTCCTAGCTTGGTTTCTTGCTGTTCAAGTAATAGATCAGAAGAGAAAACGAAACGGAGGATAGAGTTTGTAGATCTTGAG GAAGATAACGGTGGTGATCTTGATCAAACTGTAACATCGTGGACTTATGATAACTTCAACAACACTAT GAGAGACACGCAACACGAGGATTCGACGGCTATGGAGGTACAAGAGGTCGAGTGTCGCCGCCGGTTAAAGATGAAAAAGAGCCCTGAGACGGTGAAGGAAGCCGAGCTGGAAGATTTTTTTCAGGCGGCGGAGAAGGATCTCCGGAATAATAAAATGTTGGAATGTTCTTGGAA GTATAATTTCGATTTTGAGAAAGATGAGCCACTTGGTGGACGATACGAGTGGGTAAAGTTGAAtccatga
- the LOC106425653 gene encoding UDP-glycosyltransferase 72E1-like, giving the protein MIAMQTTKPHAAMFASPGMGHVIPVIELAKRLAGSHGFHITIFVLEADAASVQSQFLNSPGCVANLFDVVGLPSPDISGMVDPSAFFGIKLLIMMRETVPILREKIAEMKHKPTALIVDVLGLYALRLGEEFNMLTYVFIASNARFLAVAMYFPTLDKDVEEEHIIKKKPLALPGCEPVRFEDTLEPFRDRTDPIYQECVPLGLLYPTADGLIVNTWDDMEPKTLRSLQDPKLLGRIARVPVYPIGPICRPVDPSKTNHPVLDWLNKQPDESVLYISFGSGGSLSAKQLTELAWGLELSQQRFVWVVRPPVDGLPCSAYFSVNNSGIQDSTPDYLPEEFVSRTHERGIVVPSWAPQAEILAHRAVGGFLTHCGWNSILESVVNGVPMIAWPLFADQKLNATLLNEELGIAVRSKKLPSEEMTSRVEIEALVRMVMVGEKGCKMREKVKKLKVTAAEAVSCDGGSAHKSLFGVAQQCQRLLGRASGMARGA; this is encoded by the coding sequence ATGATAGCTATGCAGACTACAAAACCACACGCCGCCATGTTCGCCAGCCCAGGAATGGGCCACGTCATCCCGGTGATCGAACTCGCAAAACGCTTAGCTGGATCCCACGGCTTCCACATCACCATCTTCGTCCTTGAAGCCGACGCAGCCTCCGTTCAATCCCAGTTTCTCAACTCACCTGGCTGCGTTGCCAACCTTTTTGACGTTGTCGGCCTCCCGTCTCCGGACATCTCTGGCATGGTTGACCCGTCAGCCTTTTTCGGGATCAAGCTGTTGATCATGATGCGTGAGACTGTTCCCATCCTCCGAGAAAAGATCGCTGAGATGAAGCACAAACCAACGGCTCTTATCGTAGACGTGCTTGGCCTGTACGCATTACGGCTCGGTGAAGAGTTCAACATGTTGACTTATGTCTTCATCGCTTCAAACGCACGTTTCCTCGCGGTGGCTATGTACTTCCCAACACTGGACAAAGACGTGGAAGAAGAGcacataataaaaaagaaacccTTAGCTCTACCGGGATGTGAACCGGTTCGGTTTGAGGACACTCTTGAACCGTTTCGTGACCGGACGGACCCGATTTACCAGGAATGTGTTCCTCTTGGTTTGTTGTACCCAACGGCTGATGGGTTAATTGTGAATACATGGGACGATATGGAGCCCAAAACCTTAAGATCACTTCAAGACCCAAAGCTCCTTGGTCGGATTGCTCGTGTTCCGGTTTATCCAATTGGTCCTATATGCAGACCGGTTGATCCATCTAAAACCAATCATCCTGTTTTGGATTGGTTAAACAAACAACCGGACGAGTCAGTGCTTTACATCTCATTTGGAAGTGGCGGCTCTCTCTCAGCTAAACAACTAACTGAACTGGCTTGGGGGCTTGAGCTGAGTCAGCAACGGTTCGTTTGGGTGGTCCGACCACCAGTGGACGGTTTACCTTGCAGCGCATATTTCTCGGTTAACAATAGTGGAATACAAGATAGCACGCCAGATTATCTACCAGAAGAGTTCGTTAGCCGAACACACGAGAGAGGTATTGTAGTCCCTTCATGGGCTCCGCAGGCTGAGATCCTAGCCCACAGGGCTGTTGGTGGGTTCTTGACTCATTGTGGTTGGAACTCAATTCTAGAGAGCGTTGTTAATGGTGTTCCAATGATTGCTTGGCCGCTTTTTGCGGACCAGAAGCTGAATGCAACGCTGCTTAATGAAGAGCTTGGAATCGCCGTCCGGTCTAAGAAACTGCCGTCTGAAGAGATGACTTCAAGGGTAGAGATCGAGGCGTTGGTGAGAATGGTTATGGTAGGAGAGAAAGGTTGTAAGATGAGAGAGAAGGTGAAGAAGCTGAAAGTCACGGCAGCTGAGGCGGTGAGTTGTGACGGTGGATCGGCGCACAAATCTCTGTTTGGAGTTGCACAGCAATGCCAGCGCCTTTTGGGCCGCGCCAGTGGAATGGCGCGTGGGGCCTAA
- the LOC106425662 gene encoding UDP-glycosyltransferase 72E1, whose product MQITRPHAAMFASPGMGHIIPVIELGKRLAGTHGFQVTIFVLEADAASAQSQFLNSPGCDVTLIDIIGLPSPDISGLVDPSAFFAIKLLTMMRKTIPTLRSKIEEMQHKPTALIVDLFGLDALRLGEEFNMLTYVFMTTNARFLAVALYFPTLEKDVEDEHIIKKKPLAIPGCEPVRFEDTLETLLDRTDQIYQVFVPFGLVFPTADGIIVNTWDDMEPKTLKSLRDPNLLGRIARVPLYPIGPLCRPVDPSKTNHPVLDWLNKQPDESVLYISFGSGGSLSATQLTELAWGLESSQQRFVWVVHPPVDGSSCSEYISANSSEVQDGTPQYLPKEFTSRTHERGLVVSSWAPQAEILAHQAVGGFLTHCGWNSILESVVSGVPMIAWPLFAEQKMNATLLNEELGVAIRSRKLPSEEVVLRVEIESLVRRIMVEEEGCEMREKVKKLKDTAEMSLSCDSGSSYESLSRVAKECDRLLERDIMARGA is encoded by the coding sequence ATGCAGATTACAAGACCACATGCGGCCATGTTCGCTAGCCCTGGAATGGGCCACATCATTCCCGTGATCGAGCTTGGGAAACGCTTAGCCGGAACCCACGGATTCCAAGTCACCATCTTTGTCCTTGAAGCCGACGCAGCCTCCGCCCAATCCCAATTTCTCAACTCACCTGGCTGCGATGTAACCCTTATTGACATCATCGGTCTCCCGTCTCCGGATATCTCCGGTTTAGTGGACCCATCAGCCTTTTTCGCGATCAAGCTCTTGACCATGATGCGTAAGACCATACCAACCCTTCGATCAAAGATCGAGGAGATGCAGCACAAACCAACGGCTCTGATCGTAGACTTGTTTGGCTTGGACGCATTACGGCTTGGTGAAGAGTTCAACATGTTGACTTATGTATTCATGACTACAAATGCACGTTTTCTTGCAGTGGCTTTGTACTTCCCAACGCTTGAGAAAGACGTTGAAGACGAACACATAATCAAGAAGAAACCCTTGGCTATACCTGGATGTGAACCGGTTCGGTTTGAGGATACTCTTGAAACACTCCTTGACCGAACCGACCAGATATATCAAGTATTTGTTccttttggtttagttttccCAACGGCTGATGGTATTATTGTGAATACATGGGATGATATGGAGCCCAAAACTTTGAAATCTCTTCGAGACCCAAACCTCTTGGGTCGAATTGCTCGTGTACCGCTTTATCCAATAGGTCCTTTATGCAGACCGGTTGATCCATCAAAAACCAACCATCCGGTTTTGGATTGGTTAAACAAGCAACCGGACGAGTCGGTGCTTTACATCTCATTTGGAAGCGGCGGCTCTCTCTCGGCTACACAGCTAACGGAACTGGCTTGGGGGCTCGAGTCGAGTCAGCAAAGGTTCGTTTGGGTGGTTCATCCCCCGGTAGATGGTTCATCTTGCAGCGAGTATATCTCTGCTAATAGTAGCGAAGTACAAGACGGTACGCCACAATATCTACCAAAAGAGTTTACTAGCCGGACTCACGAGAGAGGCCTTGTGGTCTCTTCGTGGGCACCACAAGCCGAGATCCTAGCCCACCAAGCCGTTGGTGGGTTTCTAACTCACTGTGGCTGGAACTCAATTCTTGAAAGTGTTGTTAGCGGCGTCCCAATGATTGCTTGGCCGCTTTTTGCTGAGCAGAAAATGAATGCGACGTTGCTCAACGAGGAGCTAGGAGTAGCAATCCGGTCTAGAAAACTGCCGTCGGAGGAAGTGGTTTTGAGGGTGGAGATCGAGTCGTTGGTGAGAAGAATTATGGTGGAGGAGGAAGGTTGCGAGATGAGAGAGAAGGTGAAGAAGTTAAAGGATACGGCGGAGATGTCGTTGAGCTGTGATAGTGGATCGTCGTATGAATCGCTATCGAGAGTGGCAAAGGAATGCGACCGTCTTTTGGAGCGTGACATAATGGCTCGTGGTGCCTAG
- the LOC106420805 gene encoding BES1/BZR1 homolog protein 1: MTASGGGSTAAGGAGATGRMPTWKERENNKKRERRRRAIAAKIFTGLRSQGNYKLPKHCDNNEVLKALCVEAGWIIHEDGTTYRKGSRPTETTPPRVSACSSIQLSPHSSAFQSPVPSYQASPASSSYPSPTRFDPNHSSTYLIPYLQTLASSGNLAPLRISNSAPVTPPVSSPRGSHPRLPKPQFSNFPVSAPSSPTRRLHHHYTSIPECDESDVSTVDSCRWTRFQPVTVSQTCPPSPTFNLVKNSVCVGGGDVSVKPWEGEKIHDVGVDDLELTLGNSKGRG; this comes from the exons ATGACAGCATCAGGAGGAGGATCCACGGCggccggaggagcaggagctaCGGGGAGGATGCCAACGTGGAAGGAGAGGGAGAACaacaagaagagagagagaaggagaagagcCATAGCAGCTAAAATATTCACCGGACTCAGATCTCAGGGAAACTACAAGCTCCCTAAGCATTGTGACAACAATGAAGTACTCAAAGCTCTCTGCGTCGAAGCTGGTTGGATCATCCACGAAGACGGCACCACTTACCGAAAG GGTTCCCGACCAACAGAAACAACACCGCCGCGCGTGAGCGCGTGTTCGTCAATCCAGCTCAGTCCTCATTCATCGGCTTTTCAAAGCCCAGTTCCGTCGTACCAAGCGAGCCCAGCCTCGTCATCTTACCCAAGCCCGACCCGGTTTGACCCGAACCATTCCTCAACATATCTCATCCCTTATCTCCAAACCCTAGCTTCATCCGGAAACCTAGCTCCTCTCAGAATTTCCAATAGTGCCCCTGTCACACCTCCAGTTTCATCTCCTAGAGGCTCACATCCGAGACTACCCAAGCCACAGTTCAGCAACTTCCCAGTCTCAGCTCCTTCAAGCCCAACACGGCGTCTCCACCACCACTACACATCGATTCCTGAATGCGACGAGTCGGATGTCTCCACGGTCGATTCTTGTCGATGGACCCGTTTTCAACCGGTGACTGTTTCTCAGACATGTCCGCCGTCGCCAACTTTTAACCTCGTCAAAAATAGCGTTTGCGTTGGCGGCGGAGACGTTTCGGTGAAGCCGTGGGAAGGTGAGAAGATTCACGATGTTGGTGTCGATGACTTGGAGCTGACGTTAGGTAACTCTAAAGGACGCGGCTAA
- the LOC106425623 gene encoding probable galacturonosyltransferase-like 2 translates to MHASYILYIIVLVSFAAGERFKEAPEFFNSPDCLTIQNDDGFICSDKAVHVAMTLDTAYLRGSMAVILSVLQHSSCPQNIVFHFVTSKQTHRLQNYVVSSFPYLKFKIYTYDVAAISGLISTSIRSALDSPLNYARNYLADILPTCLSRVVYLDSDLILVDDISKLFTSHIPGDVVLAAPEYCNANFTTYFTPTFWSNPSLSITLSLNRRHSPCYFNTGVMVIELKKWREGDYTRKIIEWMELQKRIRIYELGSLPPFLLVFAGNIAPVDHRWNQHGLGGDNFRGLCRDLHPGPVSLLHWSGKGKPWVRLDGGRPCPLDALWAPYDLLEPRFDHLIES, encoded by the coding sequence ATGCACGCTAGCTATATTCTATACATCATCGTGCTCGTCTCCTTCGCTGCCGGAGAGAGATTCAAAGAGGCTCCAGAGTTCTTCAACTCACCGGACTGTCTCACCATCCAAAACGACGATGGTTTTATCTGTTCAGACAAAGCCGTTCACGTGGCAATGACCTTAGACACGGCTTACCTCCGTGGCTCAATGGCCGTGATCCTCTCCGTCCTCCAACACTCTTCTTGTCCTCAAAACATTGTTTTCCACTTCGTCACTTCAAAACAAACCCACCGACTCCAAAACTACGTCGTTTCTTCTTTCCCATACTTGAAATTTAAGATCTACACTTACGACGTAGCCGCCATCTCCGGCCTCATCTCCACCTCCATCAGATCAGCGCTCGACTCTCCTCTAAACTACGCAAGAAACTACCTCGCCGACATCCTCCCCACGTGCCTCTCACGTGTCGTATACCTAGACTCGGATCTCATACTCGTCGACGACATCTCCAAGCTCTTCACCTCTCACATCCCCGGCGACGTCGTTTTAGCCGCCCCCGAGTATTGCAACGCGAACTTCACCACGTACTTCACGCCGACTTTCTGGTCAAACCCTTCTCTCTCCATCACGCTCTCCCTCAACCGACGCCATTCGCCGTGCTACTTCAACACTGGAGTGATGGTCATCGAGTTAAAGAAATGGAGAGAAGGAGATTACACGAGGAAGATCATTGAGTGGATGGAGTTACAGAAACGGATCAGAATCTACGAGTTGGGATCTTTACCGCCGTTTTTACTTGTCTTCGCCGGAAACATAGCGCCTGTAGATCACCGGTGGAACCAACACGGTCTAGGAGGAGACAACTTCAGAGGACTGTGCCGGGACTTGCATCCAGGTCCAGTGAGTTTGTTGCATTGGAGTGGGAAAGGGAAGCCTTGGGTAAGGTTAGACGGTGGCAGACCTTGTCCGCTCGATGCGCTTTGGGCTCCTTATGATTTGTTAGAGCCACGGTTCGATCATCTCATCGAGAGTTAG